One window of Flavobacterium dauae genomic DNA carries:
- the porZ gene encoding type IX secretion system anionic LPS delivery protein PorZ has product MKFYYQLFFFLISVVSMAQSSQLWKGYYSYQETKAATQDNQNIYIATDNAVFAYNQYSFETEIYNTVSGLKIDGINTLAYAEDYKKLIVGSTNGKIAIIDLAADKIYHLNDIYSKTNIPDNQKIINKIIVQGGYAYLATGYGITTVRLNDNHFGDTFYIGVDGEMVNVKSITVFNNQLYAAVENEGLKKASINSNLIDYNNWQVIDFNNWIELTTFADKLIGVKEDLSLNTISASNQIDKVGDVWGGFLKFNVSGDVLIEVTQEAARLHASDLSVYNEFVYSLNEKGGVNDAIYSNGYYYIASKVNGGLKVSLENKENIESVSPGGPLSNNVSSATINNNDLWITFGGYGVVMDPYKPNGLTQYGISALKNMQSWQHISFNELNQFKSTVNISFNPRQPNLAYISSFHDGLGIWDLNKKELTVYNAANTNELNAILEGDTRVYGVAFDKNGTGWMTNTATSNDSYLVSIDKNNQFTQHSSNVINGSNFLMPVIDKNNTKWFGSYANGLFAFNETKNKAMQIMTSDNLPSTNVKTLALDYNNTLWIGTLKGLRIIRNVDQFLTSPQLTPTNIVIVDEGLNQELFFEQDILNITVDGSNNKWVSVADSGVFLISDKNETLYNFTTANSPLPSNNVISITINGTTGEVFFVTREGMVSFKNFATTPSENLDNIKVYPNPVKPGFTGDVKISGLVADATVKITDVAGNLVHETKSLGGTVTWNTLSFSGSKVPSGVYMIFITSQDGTLDAVKKVMIIR; this is encoded by the coding sequence ATGAAGTTTTATTATCAGCTATTTTTCTTTTTAATATCGGTTGTTTCAATGGCTCAAAGCAGTCAGTTGTGGAAAGGTTACTATTCGTATCAAGAAACAAAAGCAGCTACACAAGACAATCAAAATATTTATATAGCTACTGACAATGCGGTTTTTGCCTATAATCAGTATTCGTTTGAAACAGAAATTTACAATACCGTAAGCGGATTAAAAATTGATGGTATCAATACACTTGCTTATGCCGAAGATTATAAAAAATTAATTGTAGGAAGTACCAACGGCAAAATAGCGATTATTGATCTAGCTGCCGATAAAATATATCATTTAAACGATATTTATTCAAAGACCAATATCCCCGACAATCAAAAAATAATCAATAAAATTATTGTTCAGGGCGGATATGCTTATCTGGCAACGGGTTACGGAATTACGACGGTTCGCTTAAACGACAATCATTTTGGCGATACGTTTTATATTGGTGTTGACGGAGAAATGGTCAATGTAAAAAGCATTACTGTTTTTAATAATCAATTATATGCGGCAGTTGAAAACGAAGGACTTAAAAAAGCATCGATTAACAGTAATTTGATCGATTATAACAACTGGCAGGTAATTGATTTTAACAATTGGATAGAACTAACCACTTTTGCAGATAAATTAATTGGTGTTAAAGAAGATTTGTCGTTAAATACCATTTCAGCATCTAATCAAATTGATAAAGTAGGCGATGTTTGGGGTGGTTTTTTAAAATTTAATGTAAGTGGCGATGTTTTAATAGAGGTTACCCAAGAAGCAGCTCGCTTGCACGCTTCCGATTTATCGGTTTACAATGAATTTGTTTATTCGCTAAATGAAAAAGGAGGGGTGAATGATGCCATTTATTCAAACGGATATTACTACATAGCTTCAAAAGTAAACGGAGGTTTAAAAGTATCATTAGAAAATAAAGAAAATATAGAAAGCGTTTCTCCGGGCGGCCCATTAAGCAACAATGTGTCATCAGCAACAATAAACAACAACGATTTGTGGATTACCTTTGGGGGGTATGGCGTAGTTATGGATCCATATAAACCTAACGGATTAACACAATACGGAATTAGTGCTTTAAAAAATATGCAGTCGTGGCAACATATTTCTTTTAATGAGTTAAATCAATTTAAATCAACAGTAAATATCAGCTTTAATCCGCGACAACCTAATCTGGCATACATTAGTTCTTTTCACGACGGTTTGGGAATTTGGGATTTAAACAAGAAAGAACTAACAGTTTATAATGCTGCCAATACCAATGAATTAAATGCCATTCTTGAAGGTGATACCCGCGTGTACGGCGTAGCATTTGATAAAAACGGCACGGGATGGATGACCAACACAGCTACATCTAATGATTCGTATTTAGTATCTATTGATAAAAACAATCAATTTACACAACACAGCTCAAATGTTATTAATGGTAGCAACTTTTTAATGCCGGTTATTGATAAAAACAATACCAAATGGTTTGGCAGTTATGCCAACGGTTTGTTTGCATTTAATGAAACCAAAAATAAAGCAATGCAGATTATGACAAGTGATAATTTGCCAAGTACCAATGTTAAAACACTGGCTTTAGACTATAATAATACACTGTGGATTGGTACTTTAAAAGGCTTACGGATTATTAGAAATGTAGATCAGTTTTTAACAAGCCCTCAACTTACGCCAACTAATATTGTGATTGTTGACGAAGGATTAAATCAGGAGCTGTTCTTTGAGCAGGATATTTTAAACATTACCGTTGACGGATCTAATAACAAATGGGTATCAGTTGCCGATTCGGGCGTGTTTTTAATATCAGATAAAAACGAAACGCTTTATAATTTTACCACGGCAAACTCTCCGTTACCAAGTAATAACGTTATCTCGATAACTATTAATGGAACAACAGGCGAGGTATTTTTTGTTACGCGCGAAGGTATGGTGTCTTTTAAAAACTTTGCAACAACTCCGTCAGAAAATTTAGACAATATTAAAGTGTATCCAAACCCTGTGAAACCAGGCTTTACAGGCGATGTAAAAATAAGCGGTTTGGTAGCCGATGCCACTGTAAAAATAACCGATGTTGCCGGAAATTTAGTACACGAAACCAAATCGTTAGGCGGAACGGTTACCTGGAATACGCTTTCTTTTTCGGGATCAAAGGTACCTTCGGGTGTGTATATGATTTTTATTACTTCGCAAGATGGAACGCTAGACGCCGTTAAAAAAGTAATGATTATCCGTTAA
- a CDS encoding SH3 domain-containing protein, which translates to MKQLLILFLSFCFSLGLQAQESNDALFTKGINAFNQKDYAASAQVFEKLVKKDSLNATLHYNLGTAYLRLQNTALSIYHLEKSLKLQPDYEPARINLNFAEKLKTKVTKGNLPIPQQQMLYSVFNFLKPNAWAYLAIASMFLTVIVLVVYRLNSNATTKKALFTLSVFTLVISVGSYFISKNQSDYLFTNHYVIIKNTDVSLMNEPRSVAKITATLNEGEKGFIQEQTNQWIKIQLQNDTIGWVDKNNVLQY; encoded by the coding sequence ATGAAACAGTTACTGATACTTTTTTTAAGTTTTTGCTTTTCGTTGGGTTTACAAGCTCAAGAAAGTAATGATGCACTTTTTACTAAAGGGATAAACGCTTTTAACCAGAAAGATTACGCAGCATCGGCACAGGTTTTTGAAAAATTAGTTAAGAAAGATTCTTTAAACGCTACGTTGCATTACAATTTAGGCACTGCTTATCTGCGATTACAAAACACCGCTTTAAGTATTTATCATTTAGAAAAATCGTTGAAACTGCAACCCGATTATGAACCTGCACGCATCAACTTAAATTTCGCCGAAAAGCTTAAAACCAAAGTTACAAAAGGTAATTTGCCTATTCCGCAACAGCAAATGTTGTACAGCGTTTTTAACTTTTTAAAACCAAATGCGTGGGCTTATCTGGCAATTGCAAGTATGTTTTTAACAGTTATTGTACTCGTAGTTTATCGTTTAAACAGCAATGCAACTACTAAAAAAGCACTTTTTACTTTGAGTGTTTTTACTTTGGTAATTAGTGTTGGAAGTTATTTTATATCAAAAAACCAATCAGATTATCTGTTTACCAATCATTATGTTATCATAAAAAATACAGATGTTTCGTTGATGAACGAACCAAGATCGGTTGCTAAAATAACTGCTACGTTAAACGAAGGCGAAAAAGGATTTATACAAGAACAAACCAATCAATGGATAAAAATTCAACTACAAAACGATACTATTGGTTGGGTTGATAAAAATAATGTGTTACAGTATTAA
- the ltrA gene encoding group II intron reverse transcriptase/maturase, whose amino-acid sequence MITRVVHPFNLQRALEHVIANKGSAGIDGVSIRELRKVFSEKKLQLIEAIKQGNYQVQPILGIEIPKGNGKTRLLGVPTTTERVLQQALAQTIAPLFEPEFSNYSYGFRPHKNARQAVGQSRDYIHSGLNHIVDIDLKNFFDEVDHCLLLNLIYQKVKCKATMQLIRKWLRAPIKINGNLRKRRKGVPQGSPLSPLLSNILLHQLDKEMTRRGHKFVRYADDFSIYCKSHNQAKATRVVIEKFLKNKLKLTINEEKSGIRKPIHFTILGFGFVPTYEKGSKNQYQLIVSEKAWKKLKERLKTITRKTTPATFEERIAKIKEVQRGWLNYFQGTSILGKLRDLDGWLRNRLRYCIWHHWKKPERKRKNLIRLGVDQDHAYTWSRTRKGGWAIAQSPILGTTITLQRLKKRGYVSLTELHLQLNPSLCEPPST is encoded by the coding sequence ATGATAACAAGAGTAGTACATCCGTTTAATCTTCAAAGAGCATTGGAACACGTGATTGCCAATAAAGGCAGTGCGGGTATTGATGGTGTTTCTATAAGAGAGCTCCGCAAGGTGTTTTCTGAAAAGAAACTACAACTGATTGAAGCAATCAAACAAGGCAACTACCAAGTACAACCCATTTTAGGTATTGAAATTCCGAAAGGGAATGGGAAAACTCGATTATTGGGTGTTCCCACTACTACAGAACGTGTGTTGCAACAAGCCTTAGCACAAACTATTGCACCACTTTTTGAGCCCGAATTTAGTAATTACAGCTATGGATTTAGACCTCACAAGAATGCCCGACAAGCCGTTGGACAATCTCGGGATTACATCCATTCAGGATTAAACCACATTGTGGATATTGACCTGAAAAACTTCTTTGATGAAGTTGACCACTGTTTATTACTGAATTTAATCTATCAAAAAGTGAAATGCAAAGCTACCATGCAACTCATACGCAAATGGCTCAGAGCACCTATTAAAATCAACGGAAATCTACGAAAGAGAAGAAAAGGCGTTCCGCAAGGAAGCCCTTTAAGTCCATTATTGTCGAACATTTTACTACATCAATTGGATAAGGAAATGACTCGAAGAGGACACAAATTTGTACGTTATGCGGATGATTTTAGTATTTATTGCAAAAGCCACAATCAAGCCAAGGCAACAAGAGTGGTAATTGAAAAGTTTTTGAAAAACAAACTCAAATTAACTATAAATGAAGAAAAGAGCGGTATCAGAAAACCAATCCACTTCACAATTTTGGGTTTTGGATTCGTACCTACGTACGAGAAAGGAAGTAAAAATCAATACCAACTCATTGTATCGGAAAAAGCATGGAAGAAACTAAAAGAACGACTTAAAACAATCACCCGAAAAACCACACCAGCCACATTTGAAGAGCGTATTGCCAAGATAAAAGAAGTGCAACGCGGATGGTTGAACTATTTCCAAGGCACGAGTATTTTGGGCAAATTACGAGATTTAGATGGTTGGCTTCGCAACCGACTGCGCTATTGCATTTGGCATCATTGGAAAAAACCCGAAAGGAAAAGGAAAAACCTGATTCGATTAGGTGTAGACCAAGACCATGCCTACACTTGGAGCAGAACACGGAAAGGCGGTTGGGCAATAGCACAAAGTCCTATTCTAGGCACTACCATTACTTTACAACGCTTGAAGAAAAGAGGATATGTTTCCTTAACTGAATTACATTTACAACTTAACCCATCTCTTTGCGAACCGCCGAGTACGTGA
- a CDS encoding cystathionine gamma-synthase yields the protein MKFNTKVIHGGQHHDPSTGAVMPPVYHTSTFAQTSPGVHTGYEYSRADNPTRTALEHALESIENGARGLAFSSGLAAIDCVMRLLKPNDEVIAMDDLYGGTYRLFTRFYQDLGIKFHFIDMNNLALFESKINDKTKLVWIETPTNPLMKLADIEAIAKITKKHNVLFAVDNTFATPYLQKPLDLGADIVMHSATKYLGGHSDVIAGALVIKDEELGKQLHFTQFATGATLGPQECFLVLRGIKTLHLRVERHCFNGQKVAEFLEQHPLIDKVLYPGLTSHPQHDLAKKQMPKGFGGMVSFTFKTAAKADAIKFLEKLKVFTLAESLGGVESLANHPALMTHASIPAEKRAEIGVTDDMVRLSVGVEDIEDLIADIEQALR from the coding sequence ATGAAATTCAATACCAAAGTTATACACGGCGGGCAGCATCACGACCCTTCAACCGGTGCGGTAATGCCTCCGGTTTATCATACATCAACCTTTGCACAAACAAGTCCGGGCGTTCATACCGGATACGAATACAGCCGTGCCGACAACCCAACACGTACCGCTTTAGAGCACGCTTTAGAAAGTATTGAAAACGGTGCACGCGGTTTGGCATTCTCGTCTGGTTTGGCGGCAATTGACTGCGTTATGCGATTGTTGAAACCGAATGATGAAGTAATTGCAATGGACGATTTATATGGTGGAACGTACCGATTGTTTACCCGTTTTTATCAAGATTTAGGTATTAAGTTTCATTTTATAGATATGAACAATTTAGCGTTGTTTGAATCGAAAATTAACGATAAAACCAAATTAGTTTGGATTGAAACTCCTACGAATCCGTTAATGAAACTGGCAGATATCGAAGCGATTGCTAAAATTACAAAAAAACACAATGTATTATTTGCAGTTGATAACACCTTTGCAACGCCCTATTTACAAAAACCGTTAGATTTGGGTGCTGATATTGTAATGCATTCTGCTACAAAATATTTAGGCGGACATTCGGACGTTATTGCCGGTGCTTTGGTTATTAAAGACGAAGAATTAGGAAAGCAACTGCATTTTACACAATTTGCTACCGGAGCCACCTTAGGACCGCAAGAATGTTTCTTGGTTTTACGAGGAATCAAAACCTTGCATTTACGTGTAGAACGTCATTGTTTTAACGGACAAAAAGTTGCTGAGTTTTTAGAACAGCATCCGTTAATTGATAAAGTGCTGTATCCGGGATTAACCTCGCATCCGCAACACGATTTGGCTAAAAAGCAAATGCCGAAAGGTTTTGGCGGAATGGTTTCGTTTACGTTTAAAACAGCTGCAAAAGCCGATGCTATTAAGTTTTTAGAAAAGTTAAAAGTGTTTACTTTGGCAGAATCGTTAGGCGGAGTAGAATCGTTGGCAAACCATCCGGCGTTAATGACACACGCATCGATCCCGGCAGAAAAACGTGCCGAAATTGGAGTTACCGACGATATGGTGCGTTTAAGCGTTGGCGTGGAAGATATAGAAGATTTAATTGCAGATATTGAACAGGCTTTGAGATAA
- a CDS encoding tetratricopeptide repeat protein, which translates to MKHFWYIILVQLVMLNAVGAQSYKSELASGNQSFSVKNYTKAEQIYRKASAKEKQNTAAQYNKANSIYKMQSMNEAVSAYQTALKSAKTKEEKHQIFHNMGNAFMKLKDYGNAVEAYKNALRNNPNDEQTRYNYALAKKMQKENPDQNKDNKDNKQNQDQNKDKKDQDKKDDQKDKNNQNKEKTDQDKDGKNDKGDKDKEQPKPNPQQQKQEQSRQQMENMLKALDNHEQGVRERIQGREQKGKPVSSPTQKDW; encoded by the coding sequence ATGAAACACTTTTGGTATATCATATTAGTACAATTAGTTATGCTAAATGCTGTTGGGGCACAATCATATAAATCGGAATTAGCAAGCGGTAACCAGAGTTTTAGTGTAAAAAACTACACCAAAGCAGAGCAAATCTACCGCAAAGCATCGGCTAAAGAAAAACAAAATACGGCTGCACAATACAACAAGGCAAACAGTATTTACAAAATGCAGTCTATGAACGAAGCCGTTTCGGCTTATCAAACGGCATTGAAATCGGCAAAAACCAAAGAAGAAAAACATCAGATTTTTCATAATATGGGCAATGCTTTTATGAAATTGAAAGATTACGGAAATGCTGTTGAAGCTTATAAAAATGCGTTGCGAAACAATCCGAATGACGAGCAAACACGCTACAATTATGCGTTAGCGAAGAAAATGCAGAAAGAAAATCCTGATCAGAATAAAGATAATAAAGACAACAAACAAAATCAGGATCAAAACAAAGACAAAAAAGATCAGGACAAGAAAGACGATCAAAAAGATAAGAACAATCAAAATAAAGAAAAAACCGATCAAGATAAAGACGGAAAAAATGACAAAGGCGATAAAGACAAAGAGCAGCCTAAACCAAATCCGCAGCAACAAAAGCAAGAGCAATCCAGACAGCAAATGGAAAACATGTTAAAAGCGTTAGACAATCACGAACAAGGCGTTCGCGAACGCATTCAAGGTCGTGAGCAAAAAGGCAAACCGGTATCGTCACCAACACAAAAAGATTGGTAA
- a CDS encoding BatD family protein, with amino-acid sequence MYAKQFIYTFLALFTSIATWAQFQLKTQVSSQSIGINQVLEVRFTMTDDGDDFKRPSFEGFEIVGGPMQSISHSWINGRTSMEKSFSFFVQPKKKGTLTIGSASATFEGKQYKSQPVTINVGDAVQEQPRQQQRRRDPFSIFDEMEEELYRRQRQQPQLPKNMGQGIHLVAKVSKSSAYVNEPITVEYGLYVSDQAGFNTMTVKNMPKYQNFWNHMIEQKQQNVTRAELNGKSYRYLSLQKAVLLPQKDGTLKIDPLELELEEQYLTGNVDVFGRPEIGLRKKVYSSGTKTIQVKPLPLDSQPAGYTGAVGTYQFNVQANKTSVKANEPLELLLTVQGKGNLDLLTLPKPVAPTALELYDPEKINRVNKSISAGMEGSKAEKYVIVPQYKGTYTIEPITFSYFDTASKTYKTITSQPITIEVTDGPELPTNASMNNKADLISNKMEIQPLNKNIEWFNGNFITQNTSFYAWWLVPLLLLPIVFLAKNVSDKKAGDVSGNKLKASNKLAKKYLSAAKTQIGNKEAFYEALERCLHNYLKAKLKIETTEMSNDTITELLQNNQINSEDISTFISIKTTCEMARYAQMDIQTMQKDYDLAVQLINSIDKQLKK; translated from the coding sequence ATGTACGCAAAACAGTTCATATATACGTTTTTAGCTTTATTTACAAGCATTGCTACTTGGGCACAATTTCAGTTGAAAACCCAGGTTAGCAGTCAGTCTATTGGAATTAATCAGGTATTGGAAGTTCGCTTTACAATGACCGATGACGGCGATGATTTTAAACGACCATCGTTTGAAGGATTTGAGATTGTTGGCGGTCCAATGCAATCTATAAGTCACAGTTGGATAAACGGAAGAACCAGTATGGAAAAAAGCTTTTCGTTCTTTGTTCAACCTAAAAAGAAAGGAACTTTAACCATTGGTTCAGCTTCAGCTACATTTGAAGGGAAACAGTATAAATCGCAACCAGTTACCATAAATGTAGGCGATGCCGTGCAAGAACAACCACGCCAGCAGCAACGACGCAGAGATCCTTTTTCGATCTTTGACGAAATGGAAGAAGAACTGTACCGCCGCCAACGACAACAACCACAGCTTCCTAAAAATATGGGGCAAGGTATCCATTTGGTTGCAAAAGTATCAAAAAGCAGTGCCTATGTTAACGAACCTATTACCGTTGAATACGGTTTATATGTAAGCGATCAGGCAGGGTTTAACACTATGACTGTGAAAAATATGCCGAAGTATCAAAACTTTTGGAACCATATGATTGAACAAAAACAGCAAAATGTAACCAGAGCCGAATTGAACGGAAAAAGCTACCGCTATCTTTCGTTACAAAAAGCTGTTTTATTACCACAAAAAGATGGAACTTTAAAAATTGATCCTTTAGAACTGGAATTAGAAGAACAATATTTAACCGGAAATGTCGATGTTTTTGGTCGACCTGAAATAGGTCTGCGTAAAAAAGTTTATTCATCGGGCACAAAAACCATTCAGGTTAAACCACTTCCTCTTGATAGTCAACCGGCGGGTTATACCGGTGCTGTGGGAACGTATCAGTTTAATGTTCAGGCAAACAAAACATCGGTAAAAGCCAACGAACCTTTAGAATTGCTTTTAACCGTTCAAGGAAAAGGAAATTTAGATTTATTGACGTTGCCAAAACCTGTTGCACCAACGGCATTGGAATTGTACGATCCTGAAAAAATCAACCGTGTAAATAAAAGTATATCGGCAGGAATGGAAGGCTCAAAAGCCGAAAAATATGTCATTGTGCCGCAATATAAAGGTACTTACACTATTGAACCGATTACTTTTTCGTATTTCGATACCGCTTCAAAAACCTATAAAACCATTACATCGCAACCTATTACCATTGAAGTGACCGATGGACCGGAACTGCCAACAAACGCATCAATGAACAATAAAGCCGACTTGATAAGCAACAAAATGGAAATACAACCGCTTAATAAGAACATTGAATGGTTTAACGGGAATTTCATTACGCAGAATACTTCGTTTTATGCTTGGTGGTTAGTTCCTTTATTGCTGTTGCCAATTGTATTTTTAGCTAAAAACGTATCCGACAAAAAAGCGGGCGATGTTAGCGGCAACAAACTCAAAGCGAGTAACAAATTGGCTAAAAAATATTTGTCTGCAGCAAAAACGCAAATCGGAAACAAAGAAGCTTTTTACGAAGCGTTAGAACGATGCCTGCACAACTATTTAAAGGCGAAGTTGAAAATTGAAACCACCGAAATGAGTAACGATACCATTACCGAACTGTTACAAAACAACCAGATTAACAGTGAGGATATTTCGACATTTATATCGATAAAAACAACATGCGAAATGGCTCGATACGCACAAATGGATATTCAGACCATGCAAAAAGATTACGATTTGGCGGTGCAGCTGATCAATTCAATCGATAAACAATTAAAAAAGTAA
- a CDS encoding type II toxin-antitoxin system PemK/MazF family toxin produces the protein MEQVNQYDIVLVNLDPTIGNEMKKTRPCVVLSPNEMNKYLQTIVIAPMTSSSKPYPTRVEVRHKQTKGWIVIDQVRTIDRTRIVKRFETLTEKEIEKVKNVIKETFVE, from the coding sequence ATGGAGCAAGTAAATCAGTATGACATTGTATTGGTTAATCTTGACCCAACGATTGGAAACGAGATGAAAAAGACAAGACCTTGCGTGGTTTTGTCACCAAACGAAATGAATAAATACTTACAGACAATAGTTATTGCTCCAATGACAAGTAGTTCAAAACCTTATCCTACACGAGTTGAAGTAAGGCATAAACAGACAAAAGGTTGGATTGTTATTGACCAAGTAAGAACGATAGACAGAACAAGAATTGTAAAACGATTTGAAACATTGACTGAAAAGGAGATTGAAAAAGTAAAAAACGTAATCAAAGAAACATTTGTAGAATAA
- a CDS encoding AbrB/MazE/SpoVT family DNA-binding domain-containing protein: MELSVINIGNSKGIRLSKTILEKYNINEKIELILEKGYIILKPKTEPRKDWEKAFKKMHENGDDQLLMDDIFEDENFEEWSK, encoded by the coding sequence ATGGAACTTTCAGTAATAAATATCGGAAACTCTAAAGGAATAAGACTTTCCAAGACAATTCTTGAAAAATACAATATCAATGAGAAAATAGAGTTAATTCTTGAGAAAGGTTACATCATTTTGAAACCAAAGACAGAGCCAAGAAAAGATTGGGAAAAAGCATTCAAAAAAATGCACGAAAACGGAGACGACCAACTTTTAATGGATGACATTTTTGAAGACGAAAATTTTGAAGAATGGAGCAAGTAA
- a CDS encoding NAD-dependent succinate-semialdehyde dehydrogenase: MAPDNTTQILETVQSSFLKWRDFSLNDRIAVLKNIREKLLLNKRNYAHAITTDMNKPIKLAIAEVEKCAYLCDYYIENAALFLENQEVKTGWTKSYITFRPLGVLLGVMPWNFPFWQVFRFIIPSLLTGNVFVVKHASNVPLSAKALEDVFTVDTIDFPIYKDLSIKSSEVANVIANPIIKAVSLTGSEHAGRSVAETAGKHLKKCVLELGGSNAFIVLNDADLEYAATKAVSARMQNAGQSCIASKRFLVHETVYNDFVDLFKQKLNTLILGDKYDETVTFGAMAREDLAVELENQLEKSVSKGAKIIAGGKRNGAFFEPTLLTNVTVDMPVFAEETFGPLAAIMPFKTIDEAIELSNKSSFGLGASIFTNNPQQLDNYLHLFDEGALFINEMVVSDPHLPFGGIKNSGYGRELSHFALYEFANIQTVVVK, encoded by the coding sequence ATGGCACCAGACAACACAACACAGATATTAGAAACCGTTCAGTCATCGTTTTTAAAATGGCGTGATTTTTCTTTGAATGATCGCATTGCGGTTTTAAAAAACATCAGAGAAAAGTTGCTTCTAAACAAAAGAAATTATGCTCACGCGATTACAACCGATATGAACAAGCCTATAAAACTGGCAATTGCCGAGGTTGAAAAATGTGCTTACTTGTGCGATTATTACATAGAAAATGCTGCACTTTTTTTAGAAAATCAAGAAGTAAAAACCGGGTGGACTAAAAGCTATATTACGTTTCGTCCGTTGGGAGTTTTATTGGGAGTTATGCCTTGGAATTTCCCATTTTGGCAGGTGTTTCGGTTTATAATTCCAAGTTTATTAACCGGAAATGTATTTGTTGTAAAACACGCAAGCAATGTGCCGTTAAGTGCCAAAGCTTTGGAAGATGTTTTTACTGTTGATACCATTGATTTCCCAATTTATAAAGATCTATCAATAAAAAGCAGCGAAGTTGCCAATGTAATTGCTAACCCAATTATTAAAGCGGTTTCGTTAACAGGAAGCGAACACGCTGGACGATCGGTTGCAGAAACTGCCGGAAAACATCTTAAAAAATGTGTGTTGGAATTAGGCGGAAGCAACGCTTTTATTGTTTTAAACGATGCCGATTTAGAATATGCTGCCACAAAAGCGGTAAGTGCCCGTATGCAAAATGCCGGACAAAGCTGTATTGCATCAAAACGTTTTCTGGTTCACGAAACTGTTTATAATGACTTTGTAGATTTGTTCAAACAGAAATTAAACACGTTGATTTTGGGCGATAAATACGATGAAACAGTTACTTTCGGTGCTATGGCTCGGGAAGATTTAGCTGTAGAATTAGAAAATCAACTGGAAAAAAGTGTTTCAAAAGGAGCTAAAATAATTGCAGGCGGTAAACGCAACGGAGCGTTTTTTGAACCTACTTTGTTGACTAATGTTACGGTTGATATGCCTGTGTTTGCAGAAGAAACTTTTGGTCCATTAGCTGCAATTATGCCTTTTAAAACTATTGATGAAGCGATTGAATTAAGCAATAAATCAAGCTTTGGATTGGGTGCAAGTATTTTTACCAATAATCCGCAACAGTTAGATAATTATCTGCATTTGTTTGATGAAGGTGCTTTGTTTATCAACGAAATGGTAGTATCTGATCCGCATTTACCTTTCGGTGGAATTAAAAATTCAGGCTACGGACGTGAATTATCGCATTTTGCTTTGTATGAATTTGCAAATATTCAAACGGTTGTTGTTAAGTAA
- the recO gene encoding DNA repair protein RecO → MQVKTEAIVLSALRYQEKSLIVKCFTQHFGLKTYFVRNAFSAKNKGLNSAYFQPLNQLYIDATHKNKGSLEYINELKLAYPYQTISLEFYKNSVSIFIAEVLSHSIKEEQPNNDLFLFLKTALVWFDEHSFSPDFHLWILINLTKYLGFYPDDSDKGSLYFNPHEGSFTVHYTPNCFNEEETILFRKLFDLSLIDKKAVLTNTQRRLLLKLLLAYYETHIVGFKQIKSIEILSELF, encoded by the coding sequence ATGCAAGTTAAAACCGAAGCTATTGTTTTAAGTGCTTTGCGTTATCAGGAAAAAAGTCTGATTGTGAAATGCTTTACACAGCATTTTGGTTTAAAGACTTATTTTGTACGCAACGCTTTTTCGGCAAAAAACAAAGGGCTAAACAGTGCGTATTTTCAGCCGCTGAATCAGTTGTATATCGATGCAACGCATAAAAATAAAGGTTCGTTAGAATATATTAATGAGTTAAAGCTGGCGTATCCGTATCAGACTATTTCGTTGGAGTTTTACAAAAACAGCGTCAGTATTTTTATTGCCGAAGTTTTAAGTCACAGCATAAAAGAAGAGCAACCCAACAATGATTTGTTTCTGTTTTTAAAAACGGCTTTGGTTTGGTTTGACGAGCATTCATTTTCGCCCGATTTTCATTTGTGGATCTTAATAAACCTTACCAAATATCTGGGTTTTTATCCGGATGATTCCGATAAAGGTTCACTTTATTTCAATCCGCACGAAGGCAGTTTTACCGTGCATTATACCCCTAATTGTTTTAATGAAGAGGAAACTATTTTGTTTCGAAAATTGTTCGATCTTTCTTTAATTGATAAAAAAGCAGTGCTGACAAATACACAACGCAGATTGCTTTTAAAGTTACTATTGGCTTATTACGAAACTCACATTGTAGGCTTTAAACAGATTAAATCAATAGAAATTTTATCGGAACTTTTTTAA